One window from the genome of Pseudomonas sp. L5B5 encodes:
- a CDS encoding extracellular solute-binding protein gives MMPLRALLLRTSGLLLGVIACCAQAAPQHALTLYGEAPKYPANFQHFDFVKPDAPKGGTFRMAGFGSFDSLNPFISKGVPELNIGLVYDTLMAQSLDEPFTEYGLVAGRIEKAPDNTWVRFYLRPEARFNDGRPIHAEDVVFSFQTLMSAGSPLYRGYYADVDQVIAEDPQRVLFKFKHGNNRELPLILGQLTILPKHWWEHRDFAKSNLEVPLGSGPYRVTEVKAGRSIRYERVKDYWARDLPVNRGFYNFDTITSDYYRDNTVALEALKAGQFDYWLEMSAKNWANAYNIPAVAQGRLVKEQIPNGNPTGMQGFVFNTRRPVFQDVRVRHALSLLLDFEWSNKQLFNGAYTRTRSYFENSEMAATGLPGADELAILEPLRGKIPEQVFTQAFAPALCDGSGMIRAQQRQAYQLLQEAGWRIVDDKMVDAQGKPVVIEFLLAQTEFERVLLPFKRNLSDLGIDLVIRRVDVSQYITRVRSRDFDLIVGSFPQSNSPGNEQREFWMSSSADKPGSRNYIGLKDPAIDSLVESLINADSRTSLVAHAKALDRVLQWGYYVIPNWHIKTWRVAYWDHIGHPNVAPKYDIGINTWWIKPDAKPAVEPAPDQAAPADRVQ, from the coding sequence ATGATGCCCCTGCGTGCCCTGCTCCTGCGCACCAGCGGCTTGTTGCTTGGTGTCATCGCCTGCTGTGCCCAGGCCGCGCCGCAACATGCCCTGACCCTCTACGGCGAAGCGCCGAAGTACCCGGCAAACTTCCAGCACTTCGACTTCGTCAAGCCCGACGCGCCCAAGGGCGGAACCTTCCGCATGGCCGGTTTCGGCAGCTTCGACAGCCTCAACCCCTTCATCAGCAAGGGCGTGCCGGAGCTGAACATCGGCCTGGTCTACGACACCCTGATGGCCCAGAGCCTCGACGAACCCTTTACCGAATACGGCCTGGTGGCCGGGCGCATCGAGAAAGCCCCGGACAACACCTGGGTACGCTTCTACCTGCGGCCCGAGGCGCGTTTCAACGACGGCCGGCCGATCCATGCCGAAGACGTAGTGTTCAGCTTCCAGACCCTGATGAGCGCCGGCTCGCCGCTGTACCGTGGCTACTATGCCGACGTCGACCAGGTGATCGCCGAAGACCCGCAACGGGTGCTGTTCAAGTTCAAGCACGGCAACAACCGCGAATTGCCACTGATCCTCGGCCAGCTGACGATCCTGCCCAAGCACTGGTGGGAACACCGTGACTTCGCCAAGAGCAACCTGGAAGTACCGCTGGGCAGCGGCCCCTACCGGGTAACCGAGGTCAAGGCCGGACGCTCGATCCGCTATGAGCGGGTCAAGGACTACTGGGCCCGGGACCTGCCGGTCAACCGCGGTTTCTACAACTTCGACACCATCACCAGCGATTACTACCGCGACAATACCGTGGCCCTGGAGGCACTCAAGGCCGGGCAGTTCGACTACTGGCTGGAAATGAGCGCGAAGAACTGGGCCAACGCCTACAACATCCCCGCCGTGGCCCAGGGCCGGTTGGTCAAGGAACAGATCCCCAATGGCAATCCCACCGGGATGCAGGGTTTTGTCTTCAACACCCGCCGTCCGGTGTTCCAGGATGTACGAGTGCGGCATGCCCTGAGCCTGCTGCTGGACTTCGAGTGGAGCAACAAACAGCTGTTCAACGGCGCCTACACCCGCACCCGCAGCTATTTCGAGAACTCGGAAATGGCCGCCACCGGCCTGCCGGGGGCAGACGAACTGGCGATCCTCGAACCCTTGCGCGGCAAGATTCCCGAGCAGGTGTTCACCCAGGCATTCGCCCCGGCACTGTGCGACGGCAGCGGCATGATCCGCGCCCAGCAGCGCCAGGCCTACCAACTGCTGCAGGAGGCCGGCTGGCGCATCGTCGACGACAAGATGGTGGACGCCCAGGGCAAGCCCGTGGTGATCGAATTCCTGCTGGCCCAGACCGAGTTCGAGCGAGTGCTGCTGCCGTTCAAGCGCAACCTCAGCGACCTGGGGATCGACCTGGTGATTCGCCGGGTCGATGTGTCCCAGTACATCACCCGGGTGCGCTCGCGGGATTTCGACCTGATCGTCGGCAGCTTCCCCCAGTCCAACTCCCCGGGTAACGAACAGCGTGAATTCTGGATGTCTTCCAGTGCCGACAAGCCTGGCAGCCGCAACTACATCGGCCTCAAGGACCCGGCCATCGACAGCCTGGTGGAAAGCCTGATCAACGCCGACTCCCGGACCAGCCTGGTGGCCCACGCCAAGGCGCTGGACCGCGTCCTGCAATGGGGCTACTACGTGATCCCCAACTGGCACATCAAGACCTGGCGCGTGGCCTACTGGGACCATATCGGCCACCCGAACGTCGCCCCCAAATACGACATCGGCATCAACACCTGGTGGATCAAGCCCGATGCCAAGCCCGCCGTAGAACCGGCCCCGGACCAGGCGGCCCCGGCCGACAGGGTGCAATGA
- a CDS encoding extracellular solute-binding protein yields MRPLLLLLISLALSFPASATLTESHGYAQFGTLKYPARFTHFDWVNPAAPKGGTLRVMAFGTFDTLNPYTFKGTSPVATPNFLQYGVNELNEPLMVGTGLYAPSGDEPTSSYGLIARSVEYSEDRSWVVFNLRPEARFHDGKPITAYDVAFSYRLLLKEGHPQYRTNLQEVQRVDILGPQRIRFVFKRASNPLLILRLGEMPVLPQHYWKDRDFKATTFTPPLGSGPYRISQVQPGRQLVFERVKDYWGKDLPVNRGFNNFDRVEVEFYRDSDVAFEAFKAGEFDIYIEHQAKNWANGYDFPAVRRGEVIKAQVAHQIPTQTQGLFMNTRRATFADVRVREALGMMFDFEWTNRALFSSAYQRALSYYPNSEFSATGVPQGHEWLLLSPYREQLPANLFSQAFSLPRTEGRGIPRQTLRRALGLLAEAGWKLNGQRLQNSAGQPLRFELMLVNPNLERILQPYMENLASIGIEAHLRTVDRAQYKQRLDQFDYDMILMTLNQTLSPGLEQWQYFHSSQVAVKGSKNYAGISNPVVDHLLEQLLAAATRDDQLAAGRALDRVLLWQHYMIPNWYLNYHRLAYRNRFAFVTTPPYTLGLSAWWLKSMENAQ; encoded by the coding sequence ATGCGTCCCCTGCTCCTGCTCCTCATCAGCCTGGCCTTGAGCTTTCCCGCAAGCGCGACGCTCACCGAGAGTCACGGCTATGCGCAGTTCGGCACGCTCAAGTACCCGGCCCGCTTTACCCACTTCGACTGGGTCAATCCCGCTGCGCCCAAGGGCGGCACCCTGCGGGTCATGGCCTTCGGCACCTTCGACACGCTCAATCCCTACACCTTCAAGGGCACCAGCCCGGTGGCCACGCCGAACTTCCTGCAATACGGGGTCAATGAACTCAACGAGCCCTTGATGGTGGGCACAGGCCTCTACGCCCCGTCCGGCGACGAACCCACCTCCAGCTATGGCCTGATCGCCCGTTCGGTGGAGTACAGCGAAGATCGCAGCTGGGTGGTGTTCAACCTGCGCCCCGAGGCACGTTTTCACGATGGCAAGCCGATCACCGCCTACGACGTGGCGTTCTCCTACCGCCTGCTGCTCAAGGAAGGTCATCCGCAGTACCGCACCAACCTGCAGGAAGTGCAGCGAGTGGACATCCTCGGCCCCCAGCGCATCCGCTTCGTGTTCAAGCGCGCCAGTAATCCGCTGCTGATCCTGCGCCTGGGGGAAATGCCGGTGCTGCCCCAGCACTACTGGAAGGATCGCGACTTCAAGGCCACCACCTTCACCCCGCCCCTGGGCAGCGGCCCCTATCGCATCTCCCAGGTCCAACCGGGCCGCCAGCTGGTGTTCGAACGGGTCAAGGACTACTGGGGCAAGGACCTGCCGGTCAACCGAGGCTTCAACAACTTCGACCGGGTCGAGGTGGAGTTCTACCGTGACAGCGACGTGGCCTTCGAAGCCTTCAAGGCGGGTGAGTTCGACATCTATATCGAGCACCAGGCCAAGAACTGGGCCAACGGCTACGACTTTCCCGCCGTGCGCCGTGGCGAGGTGATCAAGGCCCAGGTGGCGCACCAGATCCCCACCCAGACGCAAGGCCTGTTCATGAATACCCGCCGCGCCACCTTTGCCGATGTGCGGGTGCGCGAGGCGCTGGGCATGATGTTCGATTTCGAGTGGACCAACCGCGCGCTGTTCAGCAGCGCCTACCAGCGCGCCCTGAGCTACTACCCCAACAGCGAGTTCTCCGCCACCGGCGTGCCCCAGGGTCATGAATGGCTGCTGCTCTCGCCCTATCGCGAGCAGCTGCCCGCCAACCTGTTCAGCCAGGCCTTCAGCCTGCCACGTACCGAAGGCCGCGGTATCCCTCGCCAGACCCTGCGCCGTGCCCTGGGGCTGCTGGCCGAGGCCGGCTGGAAGCTCAACGGCCAGCGCCTGCAGAACAGTGCCGGGCAACCCCTGCGGTTCGAACTGATGCTGGTCAACCCCAACCTGGAACGCATCCTCCAGCCCTACATGGAGAACCTGGCGAGCATCGGCATCGAGGCCCACCTGCGTACTGTCGATCGCGCGCAATACAAGCAGCGCCTGGACCAGTTCGACTACGACATGATCCTCATGACCCTCAACCAGACCCTGAGTCCTGGCCTGGAGCAGTGGCAGTACTTCCATTCCAGCCAGGTCGCGGTCAAGGGCAGCAAGAACTATGCGGGCATCAGCAATCCGGTGGTCGACCATCTGCTGGAGCAACTGCTGGCCGCCGCGACTCGCGACGACCAACTGGCTGCCGGCCGTGCCCTGGACCGGGTGCTACTGTGGCAGCACTACATGATTCCCAACTGGTACCTCAACTATCACCGCCTGGCCTACCGTAACCGGTTCGCCTTCGTCACCACGCCGCCCTATACCCTGGGGCTCAGTGCCTGGTGGCTGAAGTCCATGGAGAATGCCCAATGA
- a CDS encoding transglycosylase SLT domain-containing protein — MSSYIRYSISSDALTRLAQAIAVAVSATLAGCQSTGHVPQADATHTPNLNVRIKQKPIFLGQQPTPQAPQDVWGRMRQGFQLQENLGVNPRIEQQRLWFASNPSFLENASERGSLYIHYIVERLEERNMPLELALLPVIESAYNPLAYSRANAVGLWQFVPATGRSFNLRQTRFYDGRRDITASTTAAMDYLTRLHDMFNGDWLLALAAYNAGEGTVSRAIERNEKLGLPTDYWNLPLPSETQAYVPKLLALSQVVMAPEAYGVNLNPIANEPYFQVVEINQRMDLSKVAAVANIDEDELFQLNPAFKQRTTIDGPQHLLVPTSKAQLLTTSLSTMKPEELISKRSLQAAFASDDGRDSLRKRVYKVKRGDNLALIAKANKVGVKELQRWNKLSGKSLKVGQTLVLQDSRKASGKKTAVAGIQKKKSTQYKVKQGDSLYMVAKRFNVEMQHLKRWNPRAAQALKPGQMLTVYLSH; from the coding sequence ATGTCGTCATATATTCGTTATTCCATCAGTTCAGACGCATTGACGCGCTTGGCCCAGGCCATCGCGGTAGCTGTGTCAGCGACTCTTGCGGGCTGCCAAAGCACCGGCCACGTCCCGCAAGCCGACGCGACACACACTCCCAATCTCAACGTCCGCATCAAGCAGAAACCCATCTTTCTCGGCCAGCAGCCAACCCCACAAGCGCCCCAGGATGTCTGGGGGCGCATGCGCCAGGGGTTCCAGCTGCAGGAGAACCTGGGCGTCAACCCACGAATCGAACAACAGCGCCTGTGGTTCGCCAGCAACCCTTCCTTCCTCGAGAACGCCAGCGAGCGCGGCAGCCTCTATATCCACTACATCGTCGAGCGCCTCGAAGAGCGCAACATGCCGCTGGAACTGGCCCTGCTGCCAGTGATCGAGAGTGCTTACAACCCGCTCGCCTATTCGCGCGCCAATGCCGTGGGCCTGTGGCAATTCGTCCCGGCCACCGGTCGCTCCTTCAATCTGCGCCAGACCCGCTTCTACGATGGCCGACGCGACATCACCGCCTCGACCACCGCAGCCATGGACTACCTGACCCGCCTGCACGACATGTTCAATGGCGACTGGCTGCTGGCCCTGGCGGCCTACAACGCCGGTGAAGGCACCGTCAGCCGGGCCATCGAGCGCAACGAAAAACTCGGCTTGCCCACCGACTACTGGAACCTGCCGCTGCCGTCGGAAACCCAGGCCTACGTGCCCAAGCTGCTGGCCCTGTCCCAGGTGGTCATGGCCCCCGAGGCCTACGGCGTCAACCTCAACCCCATCGCCAACGAGCCCTACTTCCAGGTGGTGGAGATCAACCAGCGCATGGACCTGTCCAAGGTCGCCGCGGTGGCCAATATCGACGAGGACGAGCTGTTCCAGCTCAACCCGGCGTTCAAGCAGCGCACCACCATCGACGGTCCGCAACACCTGCTGGTACCGACCTCCAAGGCGCAGCTGCTGACCACCAGCCTGTCGACCATGAAACCCGAGGAGCTGATCAGCAAGCGCTCGCTCCAGGCGGCGTTCGCCAGCGACGACGGCCGCGACTCGTTGCGCAAGCGGGTCTACAAGGTCAAGCGTGGCGACAACCTGGCGCTGATCGCCAAGGCCAACAAGGTCGGGGTCAAGGAACTGCAACGCTGGAACAAGCTCAGCGGCAAGAGCCTCAAGGTCGGCCAGACCCTGGTTCTGCAAGATTCTCGCAAGGCCTCCGGCAAGAAAACCGCCGTGGCCGGCATCCAGAAAAAGAAGTCGACCCAGTACAAGGTCAAGCAAGGCGACTCGCTGTACATGGTGGCCAAGCGCTTCAACGTCGAGATGCAGCACCTCAAGCGCTGGAACCCACGGGCCGCCCAGGCGCTCAAACCGGGCCAGATGCTGACCGTCTACCTGTCGCACTGA
- the gloB gene encoding hydroxyacylglutathione hydrolase: MIQISALPAFTDNYIWLLQDHRSQRCAVVDPGDAAPVLAWLEQHPDWRLSDILVTHHHHDHVGGIERLKQHSGATVYGPAREKIPARDVALDDNDQVTLLGWDFQVLAVPGHTLGHIAYYHRGLLFCGDTLFAAGCGRLFEGTAEQMHQSLGRLAALPDDTLIYCTHEYTLGNLRFAQAVEPVNPDIAQRLEKVMQMREQGIMTLPSTLALEKLTNPFLRTDETSVKQKVDERNGLDNPSRSAVFAALRAWKDKF; the protein is encoded by the coding sequence ATGATACAGATCAGTGCCCTGCCCGCCTTCACAGACAACTACATCTGGTTGTTACAAGACCATCGCAGCCAGCGTTGCGCCGTCGTCGATCCCGGGGATGCCGCACCGGTGCTGGCCTGGCTGGAGCAGCACCCGGACTGGCGCCTGAGCGACATCCTGGTCACCCATCATCATCACGACCACGTCGGCGGCATCGAGCGCCTGAAACAGCATAGCGGCGCCACGGTGTACGGGCCGGCCCGGGAAAAGATCCCGGCTCGCGACGTGGCCTTGGATGACAATGACCAGGTCACCCTCCTGGGCTGGGACTTCCAGGTGCTGGCGGTGCCCGGCCATACCCTGGGGCATATCGCCTACTACCATCGGGGCCTGCTGTTCTGTGGCGACACCCTGTTCGCCGCCGGTTGCGGCCGACTGTTCGAAGGCACCGCCGAACAGATGCACCAGTCCCTGGGCCGCCTCGCGGCGCTGCCGGACGACACCCTGATCTACTGCACTCATGAATACACCCTCGGCAACCTGCGCTTTGCCCAGGCGGTGGAACCGGTCAATCCGGACATTGCCCAGCGCCTGGAAAAGGTCATGCAGATGCGCGAGCAAGGCATCATGACCCTGCCCTCGACTCTCGCCCTGGAGAAACTGACCAACCCTTTCCTGCGTACGGATGAAACATCCGTTAAACAAAAAGTAGACGAACGGAATGGCCTGGATAACCCGTCCCGGAGTGCGGTTTTTGCGGCGTTGAGGGCCTGGAAAGATAAATTCTAA
- a CDS encoding methyltransferase domain-containing protein produces MTDKAFAQADPDWLALISTAREWLSGPLGQFLLDEERRMLEEELGRFFGGYLVHYGPSAQTPPAAPQVQRNVRLGAPLPGVEIVCEEQAWPLSEHAADVVVLQHGLDFCLSPHGLLREAASSVRPGGHLLIVGINPWSTWGLRHVFAHDALRLARCIAPSRVGDWLNLLGFALEKRRFGCYRPPLASAAWQARLAGWERRAGRWQLSGGGFYLLVARKIAVGLRPVRQVRREPVGKLVPLPMAKVNRRNSEP; encoded by the coding sequence ATGACCGATAAAGCCTTCGCTCAGGCAGATCCCGACTGGCTGGCCCTGATCAGTACCGCCCGGGAGTGGTTGTCCGGCCCCCTGGGGCAATTCCTGCTGGATGAAGAGCGACGCATGCTCGAAGAGGAGCTGGGGCGTTTCTTTGGCGGCTACCTGGTGCATTACGGACCCTCGGCGCAGACTCCGCCGGCAGCGCCCCAGGTCCAGCGCAACGTGCGCCTGGGCGCGCCGCTGCCAGGGGTGGAAATCGTCTGCGAGGAACAGGCCTGGCCCCTGAGCGAGCACGCCGCCGATGTGGTGGTGCTGCAACATGGACTGGATTTCTGCCTGTCGCCCCACGGCCTGCTGCGCGAGGCGGCCAGCAGTGTACGTCCTGGCGGTCATCTGCTGATTGTCGGTATCAACCCCTGGAGTACCTGGGGCTTGCGTCATGTGTTCGCCCATGATGCCTTGCGCCTGGCCCGCTGCATCGCGCCGTCACGGGTTGGCGACTGGCTCAACCTGCTGGGCTTCGCGCTGGAGAAACGCCGCTTCGGGTGCTATCGTCCGCCGCTTGCTTCAGCGGCATGGCAGGCGCGACTGGCCGGCTGGGAGCGTCGGGCCGGGCGCTGGCAACTGTCCGGTGGTGGCTTCTACTTGCTGGTGGCACGCAAGATCGCCGTGGGCCTGCGTCCGGTACGCCAGGTCAGGCGTGAGCCAGTGGGCAAGCTGGTGCCGCTGCCCATGGCCAAGGTCAATCGCCGGAACAGCGAGCCCTGA
- the rnhA gene encoding ribonuclease HI, protein MSDSVEIFTDGACKGNPGPGGWGALLVCKGVEKELWGGEANTTNNRMELMAAIRGLEELKRQCDVQLVTDSQYVMKGINEWMANWKKRGWKTAAKEPVKNADLWQQLDEQVNRHNVTWKWVRGHTGHHGNERADQLANRGVDEVRGYKG, encoded by the coding sequence ATGAGCGATAGCGTAGAAATCTTTACCGACGGTGCCTGCAAGGGCAATCCCGGCCCGGGCGGCTGGGGTGCGTTGCTGGTGTGCAAGGGGGTCGAGAAGGAGCTCTGGGGCGGTGAGGCCAACACCACCAACAATCGCATGGAGCTGATGGCGGCGATTCGCGGCCTGGAAGAGCTCAAGCGCCAGTGCGATGTACAGCTGGTCACCGACTCGCAGTACGTGATGAAGGGCATCAACGAGTGGATGGCCAACTGGAAGAAGCGTGGCTGGAAAACCGCCGCCAAGGAGCCGGTGAAGAATGCCGACCTGTGGCAGCAGCTCGATGAGCAGGTCAACCGCCACAACGTCACCTGGAAATGGGTGCGTGGCCATACGGGCCACCACGGCAATGAGCGCGCCGACCAGTTGGCCAACCGCGGCGTGGACGAGGTCCGTGGCTACAAGGGTTGA
- the dnaQ gene encoding DNA polymerase III subunit epsilon has protein sequence MANRSVVLDTETTGMPVTDGHRIIEIGCVELIGRRLTGRHFHVYLQPDRESDEGAIGVHGITNEFLVGKPRFPEVADEFFEFIQGAQLIIHNAAFDVGFINNEFALIGQHERADITQHCSILDTLLMARERHPGQRNSLDALCKRYGVDNSGRELHGALLDSEILADVYLTMTGGQTSLSLAGNGSDGGAGDGSGNRASEIRRLASDRQRGRVILASEAELAEHQARLEAIAKSAGGPALWTQLLEARQ, from the coding sequence ATGGCCAACAGATCTGTTGTACTCGATACCGAAACCACCGGTATGCCGGTGACCGACGGTCACCGGATCATTGAAATCGGTTGCGTCGAGTTGATCGGTCGGCGCCTGACCGGGCGACACTTCCACGTTTACCTGCAGCCTGATCGCGAGAGTGACGAGGGCGCCATCGGCGTCCACGGCATCACCAACGAATTCCTGGTGGGCAAGCCACGGTTTCCCGAGGTGGCCGACGAGTTCTTCGAGTTCATCCAGGGCGCGCAGCTGATCATCCACAACGCGGCGTTCGACGTTGGCTTCATCAACAACGAGTTTGCCTTGATCGGCCAGCACGAGCGGGCCGACATCACCCAGCACTGCAGCATCCTCGATACCCTGTTGATGGCCCGCGAGCGGCACCCCGGCCAGCGCAACAGCCTCGACGCACTCTGCAAGCGCTATGGCGTCGACAACTCTGGCCGTGAACTGCACGGCGCCTTGCTCGACTCGGAGATCCTGGCCGACGTCTACCTGACGATGACGGGTGGCCAGACCAGCCTGTCCCTGGCAGGCAATGGATCGGATGGCGGGGCAGGCGATGGTTCGGGCAATCGTGCCTCGGAAATTCGACGCTTGGCGAGCGATCGCCAGCGAGGGCGAGTCATCCTGGCCAGCGAAGCGGAACTGGCCGAGCACCAGGCGCGGCTGGAAGCCATCGCCAAGTCAGCCGGCGGCCCGGCACTCTGGACCCAATTGCTCGAAGCCCGGCAGTAA
- a CDS encoding arginine/lysine/ornithine decarboxylase produces MYKDLQFPILIVHRDIKADTVAGDRVRGIARELEQDGFSIFSAVDYAEGRLVASTHHGLACMLIAAEGAGENTHLLQNMVELIRLARVRAPLLPIFALGEQVTLENAPADAMSELNQLRGILYLFEDTVPFLARQVARAARNYLDGLLPPFFKALVQHTADSNYSWHTPGHGGGVAYRKSPVGQAFHQFFGENTLRSDLSVSVPELGSLLDHTGPLAEAEARAARNFGADHTFFVINGTSTANKIVWHSMVGRDDLVLVDRNCHKSVLHSIIMTGAIPLYLCPERNELGIIGPIPLSEFSPESIQAKIEANPLARGRVPKVKLAVVTNSTYDGLCYNAELIKLSLGNSVEVLHFDEAWYAYAAFHEFFAGRYGMGTSRSADSPLVFTTHSTHKLLAAFSQASMIHVQDGGARQLDRDRFNEAFMMHISTSPQYSIIASLDVASAMMEGPAGRSLLQEMFDEALSFRRALANLRQHIAVDDWWFSVWQPERVEGIDQVRTVDWLLEPEGEWHGFAGVTDDYVLLDPIKVTLVMPGLTAGGALSEHGIPAAVVSKFLWERGLVVEKTGLYSFLVLFSMGITKGKWSTLLTELLEFKRSYDANASLASCLPSVASQDPQRYQGMGLQDLCDQLHACYRSNATARHLKRMYTVLPEVAMKPADAYDHLVRGDVEAVSIDRLQGRIAAVMLVPYPPGIPLIMPGERFTESTRSIIDYLAFARAFDSSFPGFVADVHGLQHEDQGNGRHYTVDCIKD; encoded by the coding sequence ATGTATAAAGACCTGCAGTTTCCAATCCTGATCGTGCACCGTGACATCAAGGCCGATACGGTCGCCGGGGACCGGGTGCGGGGCATCGCCCGGGAGCTGGAGCAGGATGGCTTCAGCATCTTTTCCGCGGTGGACTATGCCGAGGGGCGACTGGTGGCTTCCACCCATCACGGCCTGGCCTGCATGCTGATCGCTGCCGAAGGCGCCGGGGAAAACACCCACCTGCTGCAGAACATGGTGGAGTTGATCCGCCTGGCCCGGGTACGGGCGCCGCTGTTGCCGATCTTCGCCCTGGGTGAACAGGTGACTCTGGAAAACGCTCCCGCGGACGCCATGAGCGAACTCAACCAGCTGCGGGGCATCCTCTACCTGTTCGAAGACACCGTGCCGTTCCTGGCCCGGCAGGTGGCCCGGGCTGCACGCAACTACCTGGACGGCCTGCTGCCCCCTTTTTTCAAGGCCCTGGTGCAACACACCGCGGACTCCAACTATTCCTGGCATACCCCGGGCCACGGCGGTGGCGTGGCCTATCGCAAGAGTCCGGTGGGGCAGGCGTTCCACCAGTTCTTCGGCGAGAACACCCTGCGCTCGGACTTGTCCGTGTCGGTTCCGGAACTGGGTTCGCTGCTGGACCATACCGGCCCCCTGGCGGAGGCCGAGGCCCGGGCAGCACGAAATTTTGGCGCCGACCATACCTTCTTCGTGATCAACGGCACTTCCACGGCCAACAAGATCGTGTGGCACTCCATGGTCGGTCGCGACGACCTGGTGCTGGTGGACCGCAACTGCCACAAGTCGGTGCTGCACTCGATCATCATGACCGGGGCGATTCCCTTGTACCTGTGCCCCGAGCGCAATGAGCTGGGAATCATCGGGCCGATCCCGCTGAGCGAGTTCAGTCCCGAATCGATCCAGGCCAAGATTGAGGCCAACCCGTTGGCCCGTGGCCGGGTGCCGAAGGTCAAGTTGGCGGTGGTCACCAACTCCACCTACGACGGCCTGTGCTACAACGCCGAGTTGATCAAGCTGAGCCTGGGCAACAGTGTCGAGGTGTTGCACTTCGACGAGGCCTGGTATGCCTATGCTGCCTTCCACGAGTTCTTCGCCGGCCGTTATGGCATGGGGACCTCGCGTTCAGCCGATAGCCCGCTGGTGTTCACCACTCACTCCACCCATAAATTGCTTGCGGCCTTCAGCCAGGCCTCGATGATCCACGTGCAGGATGGCGGCGCGCGGCAGCTGGACCGTGACCGCTTCAACGAAGCCTTCATGATGCATATCTCCACCTCGCCGCAGTACAGCATCATCGCCTCGCTGGACGTGGCCTCGGCGATGATGGAAGGACCGGCGGGCCGTTCGCTGCTGCAGGAAATGTTCGACGAGGCCCTGAGCTTTCGCCGTGCCCTGGCCAATCTGCGGCAGCACATCGCTGTCGATGACTGGTGGTTTTCGGTCTGGCAGCCGGAGCGGGTGGAGGGCATCGATCAGGTGCGTACCGTTGATTGGCTGCTGGAGCCCGAGGGCGAATGGCATGGCTTCGCCGGAGTCACTGACGACTACGTGCTGCTGGACCCGATCAAGGTGACTCTGGTGATGCCTGGCCTGACCGCCGGTGGCGCCTTGAGCGAGCACGGAATCCCGGCGGCGGTGGTCAGCAAGTTCCTCTGGGAGCGTGGGCTGGTAGTGGAGAAGACGGGCCTGTATTCATTCCTGGTGCTGTTCTCCATGGGGATCACCAAGGGCAAGTGGAGCACGTTGCTCACTGAGCTGCTGGAGTTCAAGCGCAGCTACGATGCCAATGCGAGCCTGGCCAGCTGCCTGCCCAGCGTTGCCAGCCAGGACCCGCAGCGCTATCAGGGCATGGGCCTGCAGGACCTGTGCGACCAGCTGCATGCTTGTTACCGCAGCAATGCCACCGCCAGGCACCTCAAGCGCATGTACACCGTATTGCCGGAGGTGGCGATGAAACCTGCCGATGCCTACGATCACCTGGTGCGCGGTGATGTCGAGGCGGTTTCCATCGATCGGTTGCAGGGCCGTATCGCCGCGGTGATGCTGGTGCCTTACCCACCGGGTATTCCACTGATCATGCCTGGTGAACGTTTCACCGAGTCGACCCGGTCGATCATCGACTACCTGGCATTCGCCCGGGCCTTCGACAGCAGTTTCCCGGGGTTCGTTGCCGATGTGCACGGCCTGCAACATGAAGACCAGGGCAATGGACGGCACTACACCGTCGATTGCATCAAGGACTGA
- a CDS encoding GNAT family N-acetyltransferase produces MQPAVSPPHPGLEIRVADAGFAPYINDSDFSFQVRAYAEAAPGVPVAHWPVRQVTPYRKCYGIDPEEFSSYRNAPDSEIFMAYLDGQPVGHVVVSTNWNGYGHIDELAVHASARRHGVARSLLDVAQFWSRKKGLPGMMLETQNNNLGACRLYERCGYVVGGVDHLRYRGIDPQTSEVAIFWYLLFAQAPADRLA; encoded by the coding sequence ATGCAACCAGCTGTTAGCCCGCCCCATCCGGGGCTGGAGATTCGCGTCGCCGACGCGGGGTTCGCGCCCTACATCAACGACAGCGATTTCAGCTTTCAGGTCCGCGCCTATGCCGAGGCCGCGCCCGGAGTGCCGGTGGCGCATTGGCCGGTGCGCCAGGTCACGCCCTATCGCAAGTGCTACGGCATCGACCCGGAGGAGTTCAGCAGCTATCGCAACGCGCCGGACAGCGAGATCTTCATGGCCTATCTCGATGGCCAGCCGGTAGGCCATGTGGTGGTCAGCACCAACTGGAACGGCTATGGGCACATCGATGAACTGGCGGTACATGCCTCGGCGCGGCGTCACGGAGTGGCCAGGAGCTTGCTGGACGTGGCGCAGTTCTGGAGTCGCAAGAAAGGGCTGCCGGGGATGATGCTGGAAACCCAGAACAACAACCTCGGCGCCTGCCGCCTGTACGAACGCTGCGGTTATGTGGTGGGCGGGGTGGATCACCTGCGGTATCGCGGTATCGATCCGCAGACCAGCGAGGTGGCGATCTTCTGGTATCTGCTGTTTGCCCAGGCGCCGGCCGATCGGCTGGCCTAG